The stretch of DNA GTTGGTCTAATCAGAACAACAACTGGAAACCGTGTTTTTGGTGCACTTAAGGTTTGTCTTCAGAGCTGTACCTTTAAAACTGTTTGGCATCTAATTGTGAATTGCATAAGTGGAAAGCGGCTACATTTAATTGTTTGagggttttttttaaaaaatatttttactattgtGGGTTGTTTTTCATCAATTGTGCATAGTCTTAACAACAGTAGTCCAGCTCATtgtacttttaaattgaaaacttCTAAATATTTGTAAGACATTCAAAATTTGCTCTTCAAAAATGCCCTTACAATTTCTGTGATGTTGGGATTTGTTCTGGTGGCATATGCTTGGACTTCATTGGATTGATTTGTTACTTTAAATGCTACTGGTTCTCTTTTGCCAGATCTTTCTCCCGGTTCACTTCTTCTCTAATCTACTCCCTTCTTATTACAGGGAGCATTGGATGGTGGTCTTGATATTCCTCACAGTGACAAGAGATTTGCTGGATTCTCAAAAGACTCCAAGCAGCTTGATGCTGAGCTTCATCGGAAATACATTTATGGTGGCCATGTTGCTGGATATATGAAGGTCAGTATTAAAGTTTTAAGCTCACAGGCGTGACTTGAACTCATACTGTGATAATGTAAGAGCAAGCTAGCTAGAAAGGAACTAATGATTACTTTATAAAATTTCTTTCTTCTAGACATTGATGGAAGATGAGCCAGAGAAGTATCAGTCACACTTCAGTGAATATGTCAAGAAAGGTATCGAGGCAGATAATGTAGAGGAGGTTTATAAGAAAGTCCATGCTGCCATTCGTGCTGATCCAACGGCTAAGAAATCAGAGAAGCCGCAGCCTAAGGAGCGCAAGAGGTATAGAAACAATAGTAGACATCTTCTATTTACTCATTCTAGAGGAGATCCtgttttaaaatgtatttttggaATACAATGATTCATATTTTCCTTCTGAAACAATTGGTTGATGACACTAAGTTTGATTATTCTCAATGTggataaacttttttttttttttttaatatttatttctgTACCTCAGGTTCAATTTGAAGAAACTCACCTATGACGAGAGGAGGGCTAGGCTGATTGAGCGCCTAAATGCTCTTAACGCTGCAGCAGGTCAAGacgaagatgaagatgaagacgaCGAGTGAAAACACTAGATTGTGCTCAAAGCCTCTTCTGTCATTCATCTTCGATTTATTGCGCAAGCTATTCTATGTAGTTCTTAGACCTATTAGATCAAAAGTTTTGTTACACACCCATTCTGGGGAATTTTGGGTTATACTATGTCAGATTTTGAGTTTGGATATTTGTTTTATTCTAAATGCAGATTTTATTTGCTTTTCATTCTCAGGTTTTCTTCCCCTTGAAGATCGgaatttctttttccttattattttgTGTGTATAAATTTAGCATGAGAACATTCTGCAGGGTGGATGCGAATCCTTTGAACAGCTATTTGAAGCtcagaaaaaaaatacattttgttGTGGGGTCCACACAAATGAGACCTTATCCTAAACTAACCAATCAAACTCCATTGCCAATTACATCCTATTCTTCTGCCACAAAAACATGGTCAGAAATTTTGGTCTTAAAGTCTGTCAATTCATCTGCAAATGAAGTGCATAGCATCCCATCACTACACCATGGCACATTCATTAGCCCCAAGATTACCAGCTGCTTCAATCTCAACATCACCAAAGAAGAATGCCCTTCTCCCTTCTTGCTTGTGTTTCCACAAGGTATTGTCTTGCCAACAAACCTCTGCTGAAGGTCTAGGGCAAAAACTCGTCACTCGCAGGTTTGTCATTTAATTACGGTTACTTAGTCATATATTATCGTTATAATGTCAGGTTTGCCGGTAAATTAAGATTACTTAGTTGTGTTATCGTTTTAGTCATATTATCGTTATAATGACAGGTTTGTCAGTAAATTAAGATTACTTAGTTGTGTTATAAGATTGATGGAACGAGGACTATGTGTCTATGTGACAATGTAGGAGTGTTGCATTGGGGTTGGGAGGCGCGGTGTTGGGATTGAAGGCGGGGGAGGGGAGCGCTAATGCAGCGGCGAGAAGGCCTCCGCCGCCACCAGTAGAGGAGAAGAAGGATCCGAATGTGAGTGGTGTGATGGCCAAAGTGTTGGCTAGCAAGAGAAGGAAAGAGGCCATGAAAGAATCCATGGCAAAGCTAAGAGAGAGAGGGAAGCCTGTTGTTCAGATTCAGGAGCCTTCATCTGAATAGATGTCTCTGTGGCTCTGTGCTCAATTCATATATGTTAGGTTCTCCTACATAACATCTTTAATTGATCCTTCAAACTCTTGTATCAATTAAAATTCTCTGGAGAAGGGGAATTTAGACCTTGCAAAGAGGCCATAAAGTGTGACAATTACGATGTTGTTGCATATGTTTTCTGGAGTTAGTGTTTTCGTTTCAACTtcctaatattatattatttttaattgaaactaattattattaaatttattttataatttcctATCAAAACTTGTACAATTTATATCAACATTGTGCAATTTTACTTTCATAATCACACTATTGATCAAGCTAATTAATCtctcaatttctttttatttttttaaaataaatatctccattaatcaaactaataaatatcACAATTAACCAATCTAATAAAGGCTACAAttcatactaattaataataataatttgaaactaaaattatcaacatcaattatttaatatactaaagaagAACTCCGTAATTTATTAACTGATTCATCAATAAGAAAATTGGACCACATGTCTCTAACGTCATCAATCTCTTGTTGATTGTAGGCAATACTTCCAACTCTAAGCTCTACAAAGTTGAAAAGAGATAAATAATAGTGCACCTTAAGTGAtacaaagacgcaccttaagtgttaaaatgatgcaccttaattttgtccaaaagttttgttcttgAGGGTCTAAGCTAGGGGTATGGCAAACCCCTTTGTTCAAAAGTTTTATTCTTGAGGGCATGAGCTAGGGGTCTGGCAGACCCCTCACTGAGGCTCTTTAGTTCAGAAGGAAGATGGGTGGCGGGCAAGGAGTGGTCGTTACCCTCTACTGCCTTTTTCTTGAGGTACTGGGTGACGGGCCACCCTAACTCGCTAGTTATGTGGATAGGTCTGTTCCAATTTTGAAGAAGAAACACGACGTATCTTAAGCACATGAcctactcaccttaagcacaagacctacgcaccttaagcgcaaacctcacgcaccttaagtttgacgaattgaaaaatgaccaaattttCACCGCGTTTAAACGTTGTTCATCCTGgatgttgattttggcaagatcaatgactctccTCTCACCACACAACCACACAAGAACcgatttatatatatgtgcgaTTAAATCTGATCCATGGATCTTGcttaaatcaacgtccaggattaccaaaatttaaaaaaataaatgttgtgGCAATTTGGCAATTTTTGTATCTAGATCaaattttaaggtgcgtggtttttcttcttaaggtgcatgatttttgtgcttaaggtatgTGAGTTTTggacttaaggtgcgtgagttttgtgtttaaggtgtgtgaggacttaaggtgcgtgagttttgtgtttaaggtgtgtgagttgtgtttaaggtgagtagttcttgaaacttaaggtgcgtgatttttgtgcttaagatgcgtgatttttttgattaaggtgagtagttgttgaaacttaagatgaGTCAATCTGGagcttaaggtgtgtttttgtattcttaaggtgcgtggtttgtgtgcttaataaGGTGTttggtttgtatgcttaaggtgcgtgagtgttgaaatttaaggtgagtgaacctaaagcttaaggtgcgtgattttccttcttaaggtgcgccaattgttatttatttattttttaagttccaaaacacaaccaatattatttataagattttctctacaaaatcatatttatgttaattcaacttaaggtgcgtagattAGAAACTTAAGGTCTATTagtatagaattttttttaaagagcatAGATCACCGCACAACTGCATGGGAACCTTTAACCGCACACGAatcattctatatatatatttacaatcaaATGAGACAATATCTTCCCGTGAGATTGTGAAACATAACGTAAATACATACAGTCTAGAGTGTGTGCACTTAATTAGCCCAACATGActtaca from Ipomoea triloba cultivar NCNSP0323 chromosome 7, ASM357664v1 encodes:
- the LOC116026188 gene encoding 60S ribosomal protein L5, whose translation is MAFVKLQKTRAYFKRFQVQFKRRREGKTDYRARVRLINQDKNKYNTPKYRFVVRFTNKDIVAQIVSASIAGDIILAAAYSHELPRYGLEVGLTNYAAAYCTGLLLARRVLKTLELDDEYEGNVEATGEDFSVEPGESRRPFRALLDVGLIRTTTGNRVFGALKGALDGGLDIPHSDKRFAGFSKDSKQLDAELHRKYIYGGHVAGYMKTLMEDEPEKYQSHFSEYVKKGIEADNVEEVYKKVHAAIRADPTAKKSEKPQPKERKRFNLKKLTYDERRARLIERLNALNAAAGQDEDEDEDDE
- the LOC116026189 gene encoding uncharacterized protein LOC116026189 → MKCIASHHYTMAHSLAPRLPAASISTSPKKNALLPSCLCFHKVLSCQQTSAEGLGQKLVTRRSVALGLGGAVLGLKAGEGSANAAARRPPPPPVEEKKDPNVSGVMAKVLASKRRKEAMKESMAKLRERGKPVVQIQEPSSE